The Cellulophaga lytica DSM 7489 nucleotide sequence TTTTCTTCAGTTTCTAATGAGGTAGAGCTATTACAAGATCCTTGCTCATTATTTTTCTAAAAATTATAAACAAGAACTAGGAAAGCCTCTTGTAACAGATATTATAGTACTCTTAGATGGTATATTTACAGTATTATATGCATAATAGCTTTAAATTGTAGCTATAAAAGCTGCAGTTTCTTTTAAAATTAAGTTCGGATTTTCTTTGTGTGGAGTATGTTTAATGTTTGGAAGTATTAATTTTTTTCCAGGTGTTTTTGTAGCTTTTATAGTATTATAAACTTGCTTTAATGTGCCGTATTCATCATCTTCACCTTGTATAACTAAAGACTTACATTCTATATGCGGTAAAAAATGTTCAATATTCCAATTTTTAAATTTTTTAGTAGTCCAAGTTTTAGCCCAGGCCCAAAACATAGTGTCTGTTTTGGTTCCATGATACTTTTTTAACTTACTCTTTAAATTGGTAGTTTTATACAATTCTATAGCATTATTTATGCCGTTTAAAGTAATATCTTCTACAAAAATATGAGCCCCTTCTGTAATAATAGCTTTAATTTTATTGGGGTATTTAGCAGCAGCTATTAAAGCAATAGACCCACCATCACTATGGCCAAAAAGAATAGGTTTTTCTACACCCCATAGGCTTATAAGTTGCATAAGTATATCAGCTTCTAACTCTAAATAGTTTACATCTCGGTCTTTTGTAAAGGGTAATGATTTACCATAACCTTGACGGTCATACACTATAGCGTTGCATTTAGTAAGGTTGCTTAGTTTTTCAGGAAAATCTCTCCAAAGCTCTATACAACCTAAGGAATCATGTAAAAATATAATTGTAGGTTTGTTTTTATAATTACCAATTTTGTAAGTTGCAATTTGTTCTAAATTGTAAGGAGTAGTCATAGCAAGTAGTCATAGCAAGTAGTTGTAGCGTAAAAGTATATTAAATTGTTACATGCTTTCTCTACTTTTAAAATACCATAAATTTACTATAAAGTTTAAAGACATACCAATTAGTAATAAAGGTATAAAAAAGCTTTGTGTACAAACCAGTTCTAAAAATACTTCTGTATTTGTCCAAGAGTTTCCAAACTCTATTCTATTAGCGTAGGCAATATCAAAAAAAATATAAGAAATTAATACTAGCGGTAAGGCAATAAACACTATAATTCTTAAAATTACTTTTTTAAATTTAGGAACAAGCCACATACATAATAGGATGTAAGTTATGCATAATAAAAGCGGCAATACAAGCTCATTATTATACGGATTGTAATACTCCATTTTACTCAAAAATAATTTTTGAAAAACCAATACAGGACCCCAAATAGAGAGTAGGGAAGTAAGCATAAAAATTATTTTTGATATAGGTTTTTTCTTGTTCGTTACTTTTTTAGAAGACATTATAAGCTTATTTAGTATGCTAACGATTTAAAGGTTGCTAAATTGTTTATTATACAGCTAAAAAATAGTTATATAAAACTTAAAAAGCCAAGCAAAATTTGCCTGGCTTTATTGCTAATTACTTAACGAGGTAATGAAAAAACTAAAAAACTAAAATTAGCAAGTTATAGTTACTTAATAACCAGAGTTTTGTATAAAATCTTCGGTTACGTCTGTAGTTTCTTGTGGTATAGGAAAAATACGTCTAAAAGGTTCTGTTTGTGGTTTTGCAGTATAAGCTTCATCAAACTTACCAAAACGTATCATTTGTGGTCTTCTTTTCATTTCCCAATACAGCTCAAATCCAATTTCATTATACAGTTGCTCTTCATTTAAGCTAGTAAGCGCTTGGCCAGGAGCATTACCATATAAAGATTCTCTAGTTCTGCTGGTTCTTAACATATTTATATCCTCTAAAGCCAATGCAGTTTGCCCATTTCTAAAGTAAGCTTCTGCTCTCATAGCGTAAATTCCGCCTAAACGGTATAAAGGAATATCTACTTTACTTCTTCCGTTACCAGATTCCGGATCGTATTCAAATTTAAAAATACGTACTCCACGGTTTATTTGGTCTTGAGCAAAAATTGCTTGTACAGGATTATCAAAATCTAATTCTGGAGTAAAATCCATTGGTGTAGTAGCACTTTTTTCCATTACTAAAGAAGATACTTCTATACGGCCATCACTTGTCATAATATACCCACCATTACCATCTAAAATTGGTCCATATTGTTGACCATATAAAAAGCCACTATTAAAATGAAACCAAGGTAAATTATCTGAATTTGGTACAATATCTTCTGCAGGTACGCTAACATCAGAACCATCATTCATAAACCAAGTACCATCTGAGTATTGATATTTTCTAGAAAACCTTGGGTCATCTTGGTTATTGTTCCATGTAGCAAAAAACTCTGGAGTAGTACAAGCGGCATTAGTTCCTCTGTTTGCAGGAGAAGGTCTTTGGTTACGAGCAACACAAACATATCCAAAATCATTATCTCCAGACCTTACGGCTTCTATTTGTTGTACTACTGCAAATATCATTTCTGAACTTTGATTGTTATTAATAGAAAAATTGGAGAAATAATTAGAGGCTAGGCTAAACTTACCAGAATTAATTATTAAAGAAGTATACTTTATTACTTGGTCCATATCTGTTTTTCCAGCTTCTAAAGATGCTTCAGTAAAATTAAATGTAGATGCACTATTGTATCTATCTTTAAAAACAGCTCTGTTTAAATACATTGTAGCTAGTAAGCCATAAGCAGCCTCCTTAGTAAATCTTCCGTTAAATGTATTTTGTTCTCCTATAGATGCTAAGTTTGGAAGTATAGTCTCTACCTCTATAATTAAGTCATCTATTGCATCTTCTGCTTTTAAAATTTGTATAGTTTGGTCTCCTCCATAAGGGTCTCTGTACGGTGCTTGTCCAAATAAATCTAAGGTTGTATAAGTGTAAAATGCAACCAAACCTCTTGCTTCTGCTAAAAACAATTCTTTATCACTAAATTCTGCTTGGTTAATACTTTCTACAGCTGTTAACGCTCTAGTTATACCGTTTGTTAAGTTGTTCCAGTTACCAGTTACTATGCTGTTATCTGGTGTCCAAGTAAACTCATGCATAGAGCGCCATTTACCACCATCTCCCCAGTCACTACCTCTTGTTGCAAGCATTGCAATGTCTGTAGAGTACTCTTGTAAGGCAAATACACCGCCATGATCTACAAACGTTTTATCACCTAAACGATCATAAGCAGCTGCTAATACACCTTCAGGATCTGCTACTTCTTCTCCTAATTCTTCATCTAAAACAACTTCTTCAAGATCTGTACAGCTTGTAATTAAAAAGTTTAGTAATAGAAAAGCTATACCTACTATTTTTATTTTTTTATGCATCATTATTATATTTTAAAATTTTAAAATTGCTCCTAATATAAATGTCTTAGAACCTGGGTAACTAGAGTAATCTATACCTAATGATTGATTACCACCATCTGCTTTAGGACTGTTTATTAATGGATCATAACCAGAGTAGTTGGTAATGGTTAATAGGTTCTGCCCAGTAACATAAAAATTAACACCGTTTAACCAGCTTACATTGTTTAATTTTAAATTGTATCCTAAACGTGCAGTGTTAAGTCTTATAAAGTCTGATTTTTCTAGGTATAAAGTTGATAATTGAGGCGAGTTTTCTTGATTAGCTCCAGACTCGTAGTACTTTTTAGATACGTTACGGTCTGATGCTAAATTGTTTATGTTTAAAGCATTTAAACCTGTATTGTTTACTAAATAGCCACCAGCTTGACCAATAATTGAAAAAGAAAAATCGAAATTTTTATAGTTCATTTGACTGTTAAAACCGTAAGAGAATTTAGGTAAAGCACCTTCAATTATTATTCTATCATCACCAGTTATATTACCATCATTATTTACGTCTCTGTAAATATCTTCGCCATTTTCATTAAAACCTATATGGTCTAACAGGTAAAAAGAACCAGCAGCATAGCCGCTTTTGTATATGTTGGCAAGTACACCAGATTGTCCTGGACCAGATATGGTTCCTGATAAGATTTCTGATACAGGTAAATTTTTAATTTCATTTTTTAAGGTAGCACCATTAATATCTACATCCCAGTTAAAATCTTCTGTAGATACGATGTTAGAACCTAACATAAACTCTAATCCGTTATTAACAATTTCACCATCTATATTTACCCAAATATTGTTAGTAGGGCTAAGTACTTGTGATGGGATATTTAAAATAGCATCTGTAGTTGTTTTTTTAAAATAATCTAAAGAACCATACAGCTTTCTGTTCCATAAACTAAAATCTGCACCAATATTGTACTGTGTTACTACTTCCCACTTTAAATCTGGATTTGGAGTTCTTAAAACAGAAACACCGTTAGTTAGTGTTTGGTCATCATACAAATAATAACCATCTGCACCAGATATAGCGTAACTAGCCTGTGTTATTTTATTTTGCACCTCTTGGTTACCTGTTTGTCCCCAGCTTGCTCTAAGTTTTAAATTATCTACATTGCTATTAATTAAAAAATCTTCTTTAGAGATATTCCAACCCAATGCAAAAGAAGGGAAATAACCGTACTTATTGTTTTTACCAAAACGAGTAGAACCATCTGCACGCATAGATGCCGTTAAAAGGTATTTACTGTCATAAGAATAGTTTAATCTACCAAAGTAAGACTGTAATTCGTTCTCTTGAGCAAAACCATTAATGTCTATTTGTGAATTATTAGAAGTTGGGTTATATACTGGTTTAACACCAGTTCCTTTTTCTGGTAAATTATCATAATTAAAACTCGTACCAGAACGTTCAAACTTTTGATAAGAGAAACCACCTAAAACTTCTAGCTTGTGTTTGTCTGCTATTGTAGTGTTAAATGTTAAGTAATGCTCTAACAAAGAGCTCTGAGACTCTAAGTTATTTTGAACATACATACCTATTGGGTTTAAATCTGTTAAGTTAGGGTAAA carries:
- a CDS encoding alpha/beta fold hydrolase, producing the protein MTTPYNLEQIATYKIGNYKNKPTIIFLHDSLGCIELWRDFPEKLSNLTKCNAIVYDRQGYGKSLPFTKDRDVNYLELEADILMQLISLWGVEKPILFGHSDGGSIALIAAAKYPNKIKAIITEGAHIFVEDITLNGINNAIELYKTTNLKSKLKKYHGTKTDTMFWAWAKTWTTKKFKNWNIEHFLPHIECKSLVIQGEDDEYGTLKQVYNTIKATKTPGKKLILPNIKHTPHKENPNLILKETAAFIATI
- a CDS encoding RagB/SusD family nutrient uptake outer membrane protein yields the protein MMHKKIKIVGIAFLLLNFLITSCTDLEEVVLDEELGEEVADPEGVLAAAYDRLGDKTFVDHGGVFALQEYSTDIAMLATRGSDWGDGGKWRSMHEFTWTPDNSIVTGNWNNLTNGITRALTAVESINQAEFSDKELFLAEARGLVAFYTYTTLDLFGQAPYRDPYGGDQTIQILKAEDAIDDLIIEVETILPNLASIGEQNTFNGRFTKEAAYGLLATMYLNRAVFKDRYNSASTFNFTEASLEAGKTDMDQVIKYTSLIINSGKFSLASNYFSNFSINNNQSSEMIFAVVQQIEAVRSGDNDFGYVCVARNQRPSPANRGTNAACTTPEFFATWNNNQDDPRFSRKYQYSDGTWFMNDGSDVSVPAEDIVPNSDNLPWFHFNSGFLYGQQYGPILDGNGGYIMTSDGRIEVSSLVMEKSATTPMDFTPELDFDNPVQAIFAQDQINRGVRIFKFEYDPESGNGRSKVDIPLYRLGGIYAMRAEAYFRNGQTALALEDINMLRTSRTRESLYGNAPGQALTSLNEEQLYNEIGFELYWEMKRRPQMIRFGKFDEAYTAKPQTEPFRRIFPIPQETTDVTEDFIQNSGY